The Bacteroidota bacterium sequence CGAGGTCGCGCGTGACCTGGGTGCCGCCGTCGAGCGTGATGCCGTGGTGGAGCCACTGCCACGTCTGGGCGCGCGAGATCTCGAGCGTCGCGAGGTCCTCCATCAGGTTGTCCCACGCCACGCAGCCGATGTCCTGGTTCCAGCCCTTCATGTAGGCGATCCCGACGCGGACGTTTGTGCGGAGGCCGTCCATCGTGCGCGGGCCGCCGCCCTCCGGGAGGAGGTCCGGCTGCATCTCGATGTCCGGGTCCACGCCGAGTTGGTTGCGCTTGCCGCCGAGCGCGTCGAGGAAGGGCTGCAGCGCGTGCTCGATAAAGTACGGGTGCGAGACCCAGCAGCCGTCGTGCCCGATGCCGGCCTCGAACTCCTTGTCGGCGACGACCTTCGCGGTCTGCTCGGCGCGGAGTTCGGGCGTGCGGCCGGGGGTGAACGCCGCCATCCCGCCCATCCCGAAGGCACCGTGCTTGTGGCAGACCTTGATGAGGCGCTTGGCGTAGTTCGACATCCACGGCCGGTTCATCCCGATTGAAGCCCGGTCGGCCATGACGCGGTCGGCGTGCTCGCGGAGAACCTTTATGTCGGAGAAGATCTTGTCCCACCGGCCGCCGTTGAGGCCGGCGGCGTGGGTGCGGTACTCGTAGAGGATCTCCTCCATCTGGAACGCCGCCGGCAGGGTCTCGATGAGGAACGTCGCCTTGACGGTCCCCTCGGGGAGGCCGAGGTGCTCCTCGGTGAGTGAGAAGAGGCGGTTCCACCAGCGCGCTTCGAGGTAGTGCTCGCACTTGGGGACGTAGTAGGTCGGCGTCTTGCCTTTGGCGATGAGCGTCTTGGCTGTGTGGACCATGCAGAGCGCGAAGTCGAGCAGGCCGCCCGAGACCGGCTCGCCGTCGACGCGGAGGTTCGACTCGTCGAGGTGGAGGCCGCGGACACGGACCATCAGGAGCGGCATGTCGTCCGGGTCGAGCGTGTACTCCTTGAGGACGTTGCCCTCGGCGTCGCGCTTGGCGAAGTGAAGCGTGCCCTCGGCCGCGCCGATGACGTTCTCTACCCCTTGCATGACGTTGGCCCACGAGGGCTTCATCGAGTCCTCGAAGTCGAGCATCGCGGCGTCGGCGCGGTGGCCGTCGGCGGTGCGGCTGAGCATGTTGATGACCATCTTTGGGTCCGAGACCGGCCCGGTGATCTCGACGCGGCGCGTGAGGAGGTCGTCAGGGAGGTCGGCCACCTGCCAGTCTCCGCGCGCCTCGGGGTGCTCGTCGGCGGGGAGGTAGCCGGGGAGCGCGCCGGCGTCCCACCGGGCCTGGCGCTCGCGGCGGGCGAAGAGGAGGCGCTGGCGCTCGCTCTCGAGCGCGCGGTGGAGCGCAGCGACTACTGGAAGCGCTTCCGAAGACAGCACACGTTCAGCCTGCGCGGTGTAGGCGGTATCGTTGATCGAGACGCCGTGCGTAAGGAGCCGGCTGGGCGTTGAGGTGAGCGGTTCGACGTTCATGGGACTGGAGGTAGAGGGGAGATCGGAGCCGGGAGGATACGACACGATCTCCAGGACACCGTGGAAATATTTCGGCGCGCGCTGCTTCCCGCGTCTCGCGGTGCACGCCGACCGCGGAACGGTCGCCTCTGCGGGTATCCTGCCGGAGTCCCGCGCGCCCCGATACCCGGCCTCGATGGAACCGCGCGTTGACCGTCCGCGCGGCAGTAGCAGAGGCCGCGCCTACAGGTCGAGGTGGAGCGCGACGAAGTGCATCACACCGAGACCGTAGGGTTCGAGCACGGCGGTGTAGTCGATCCGGGCGGCGATGTCGCCGAGCGGCTGGCGCACGGCGAACCCGGCGGCGGGCGAGGCAGCCTCGAAGGCTCCCGCCCCGAGCCGGTCCACGCCCGCGCGGATCCCGAACGGCTGGACGAGCCAGTACTCCCCGCCGAGGTGAAAGCGCGTATCGGTCAGGCCGACGGTCTCGTTCTCGGTAAAGACGGTCGGGATGCCGTTGAGCTCGCTCACGCGCTCGGTGCGCCGCTCGGCCGTCTGGAACTGCGTCTCGATCTCGGCGGTGATCGTGCCGCGCCCGCCGCCGAGGCGGTAGGCCCCGCCGAGGCGCACGCGGACCGGGAACTGGTCGGTCGTGGTCGTCCCGCCCGCGCCGAAGGCGTCGGACGTGTCCCACCGGTAGCGCCCGATGAGGTCGTCCACGGCGAGGCCGAGGGCGAGGTTCTCGGAGACCTGCGCCGCGAGCCCAAGCGAGAGCGCGATGCCCACCGCGGGGTCGACCGTGTCGAAGAGGTCGGCGTGGTAGAACCGCAGGCCGAGGCCGGCCGAGACGCGCTGGCTCACCTGGGCCCCGAAGGCGGCGAAGATGACGTACTCATTCGTCGAGAGGTCGTCGGTGTGGAAGCCGGAGTTGTCGCGCCCGTCGATGTTCTCGACGCCGGCCCGGATCACCCCGAGGGCCGCCCCGGCACGCGGCGGGAGCGGGAACGCGAACTGGAGGTACTGCAGGCTGCGGTCGAACGACAGGAAGCCCGCCGCCGCGTCGAGGCCCTGGCGCTGGACGCGCGGGGCGAGCGCGGGGTGGTAGTAGGGGCTGGACTCGGAAAACACGTCGGCCACGAGCCCGCCGCCCATCGCGATGCCGCGCGCGCCGAACCCGATGCGTGCGTACGACCCGGCGTACTGCGCCGAGACCGGGGCCGCGGCGAGGAGCAGGAGGAGAATAGGGAGAAGACGTTTCGTCATGGCGTAGGCTGCGAGGTTGCTCGCCGCTACCGTCTCAGCAGTCATCTCCGCGCAGGCGGGGACCCACTGGGTTGCAATCCCTCTGGACTCCCGCCTGCGCGGGAGCGACGTCGTGTTTGTTTGGGAGCGCATCTCTTTATTCCAAAACCAGAATCTTACCCCGCAGCGACTCGCCGGCGGCGTCCACCTCGTAGAAGTAGACCCCGTTGGCGACGCGGTTGCCGCTGTCGTCGAAGCCGTCCCACACCTGCTCGTTCGGCGTCGCGCTCGAGATCGTGCGGACGAGGTTCATGGCGAAGTCGAAGATGCGGATCCGCGCCGTCGGCCGGTCGTAGCGGATGCGGACGAACGTGTCGGCGTTCGGCGAGAAGGGGTTGGGGTAGGCGTAGGTCTCGACCTCGGGCGCGCGCTCGGTCGGCGCGGCGGGACTCGTGGGCACGTCGACGCGGAAGACGGTCCAGGTCACTCCCCCGTCCTCGCTCTTGAGCAGCCCGTCGCCGGTGCCGACCCACAGCGCGCTCGGCGTCGCGGCGACGGCGAACACGCGGGCGTCGCGGCTGACGAAGCGGCCCGGCACGTCGCGGTCGCGGAAGTCGCGGACGCTGCGCCACGTCCGGCCCTCGTCGTCGGAGATGAACAGCCCGTCGTCGCCCGCGGCGTAGACCGTGCCGGGCGTGCAGCCGGAGGTCGCACCGTCCGGGCAGAAGGCGAGGTCGTAGAACCGCCGCCCGCCGACGAGTACCGGCTCGAACGTCTCGCCGCCGTCCTTCGTCACGACGAGGGCAAAGCGCTCCGACGGCTCGCTCGCCCGCCACACCGACAGCCACACTGGGTTGCGCGGGTTCTCCGGCGTCCCCACCGCGAACGTCTCGTCGCCGACCGGCTGCTCCTCAATCGCAATCACCCAGTCGCCCGGCAGCCCCTGGCTCGTCCCGTCGAAGCTGGTGCGCTGCCAGCCTCGCTCCACGAGCGTGTCGATGGGCACCGTCCCCGTCGTGTCGAAGACCACCAACTCGACGACATCCTCGGGCCGCGAGCGGTTGACCCCGGCAACGGTTCCGGCCCAGACCGTCCCGGTCTCGTCCACGAGGACCGAGAAGCCCAGGAAGTTGAGCGCCTCCTCGTTTTCGTTGACCTCGGGCGCGAGGGGGAAGAAGTAGGGCTGGGTCGGCGAAATCGCGTCGAGGGTATCGGGCGGGAGGACAATACGCTCGAAGGACGGGGCGTAGGCGTTCGAGTCCGGGAGGAGCGAGAGACGCCGGATGCCGCTGGCGAAGCCCGCCACCCACACGTCGCCCGTGGTAGGGTCGAAGTCGATGTCGAATGGCGGGCTCTGCTGCGGGACGATGACGGGCAGCGCTGGGAGTTGGGGCGCTAGAAAATCACACCCGAGGATCGGATTGAGCGCACCGGTCTCCAGCGCCTCGGGCGTGAGGGCGTTGCAGCCGTAGACCTGGAGCGTGTCCTCGGGCTGGTCGAGTTGGGGGAACTCGTAGGTCCAGGTCTGGCCGCCGTCTTCGGAGTGGGCGAACCCGGCGGCGCTCTGCGGGCGGCTTGCGATCGCCGGGTCCTGGAAGCCGAGGCCGACCCAGATGTTCGGCCCCTCGATGTCGAGCGAGTAGACGATCGCCGACGGCGCAATCGGCGGCGTCAGCACGTCGTCGTCGACCAGGAACCACGATGCGCCGCCGTCGGCGGTGAAGGTGAGCTGCTGCCCGGCCCAGAGCGTGTCGCCCTCGGCGTCGAGGTTGTCGACGATGTTGCGCTGCGGGCCGCTGACCGGCCGCAGGTCCTGCGCGCGCGCCGCGTCGAACTGCGCGAGCGCCGGTGCGGCGACGGCCATCGAAAAGAGCAGGAGGAAGAGCGGCCGCGTCATCCGGGGTCAGGGCTCGTGAGCGGTTCGAGGATCGTGATCGTGAAGGGCACGTCGTCACTCACGAGCCCGTCGCGGTCGAAGGCGCGGAAGACGAAGGTCTGCGGCCCCGGCGTGGCCTCGGGCACGTCGAACGAGGCGGTGTAACGCCCGTCACCTGCCGTCTCGTCGCCGGACGTCTGCCCGTCGTCGAAGAGTTGGAAGATGGCCCCCGTGGCCCCGGTCACTTCCACGCGGGCGATGTCCGAGAGCCCGTCGGGGTCGGAGACGACGGCAACGAGCACGAGCAGCCCCGGCGGCTGGAACTCTGCCGGCGCGTCGATGGCCTCGACAACCGGCGGCCCGAGGCCCCGGCCCGCGAGTTCGAACTGGCCGCGCACCTGGTTGCTCAGCAGCCCGTCGTCGTCCACGGCGTAGACGAGCAGCGAGTAGAGGCCGCGCTGCCCCCGCCCGAGCAGAAGCGGTGCCGTCGCCGCGTACCGTCCGTCGTCGCCGAGCGCGAGCGCGCCCGAGGCAATGGTCCCCTCGAACTGACCCTGGACTGAGAACTGGACGCGGTCGACGGTCCCGTCGGGGTCGGCCGCGCGGACGCTGAGCGTGAGCTCGATGCCGGCCGAATCGCCGGAGACGAGGGCGTCGTCGAAGAAGACGCTGTCCGGGGAGAAGGCGAAGTCCGAGACCTCGGGGGGGCGCCCGCCGAGCGGCTGCGGGTCGGTGGCGGAATCGCAGCCGGCGAGCGCAAAAAGCGCGGCCAGCGACGCGCCGAGAAACAGACGGAGACCGTGCATCGAGAGCAGAAGGTGGAGCCGCGAGCAGAGCGGCGGGAAGATAGCGTCTCTCGTAGCGAAAGGTCCGGGCGGCGCGGGGTCAGGTCGAAGAAGGTTGGACTAGAAACGGCTGCGAACCTACGAACGGCAGTGGCCTGGAACAAGCGCAGGGCCGGGGTTTTACCCTACCCCACAGACTGGGCACGGCCCTCATTTTCCTGTCAGCCTGAGCGAAGGTCCACAGGGGCTAGAGTCGAATGGGTCTCTACCGGCACGTCACCAAAGACCTGTTCGACCGCGCTCGCTGGCGCTCGCTCCGCTCAGGGTGACAGAGGGGAAACGGCGCGCCTCCCTTTTCATTGCCCGCTCACGCGATGTAGAGCGGCTTGAAGCTGAAGCACAGCACGAACAGCAGGAGCGCCAGGATGCCGAGCACCCGGCGGCCCCGCGTCAGCGTCTCGGGGTGCGTCACCGGCGGGTGGTCCACCCGGATCAGGAGCAGGATCAGCAGGCACCAGAAGAACCAGCCGGTGTAGCCCACCGCCTCGGCCACGCCCTCGATCCGCAGCGCGAAGGCCGCCGCTGCGACGAGGCCGAACAGCCCGCCGACGCGGGCGCGCAGGTCGTCGAAGAGGCGCCCGAGGAAGAAGTAGAGCAGCGTCGCCGCGATCACCCACACCCCGACCCCGCCGAGGGCCTCGGCGTAGCGGTAGCTCCGCGCGAGTTGCCGCAGCAGCGGCTCCGCGTCCAGCACCAGCCCGAGCGTCGCCGAGAACAGGAGCACGATCACGAACGCCCGCGCGATCCGCCCGTGCCAGCGCGGCCCGACGAGCGCGTAGACGATGTGCCCGCCGTCGAGCTGCCCGACCGGGAGCATGTTGAGCGCCGTGAAGAACAGCCCGAGCCACCCGGCGAAGAGCACCGGGTAGTGGTACATCTCGTACATCGGCGGGACGTTCGGGAAGAACTGCGTGAGCACCCAGTAGAGCGGGGTCTGCCCGATCGTGAGGCGGCCCACCCCGGTCACATCGGGGAGCGGAAAGTCGGGAAACGCTCCGAAGCGGTCCACGAACAGCTTGAGCGGCTCGTGCCCGCCGAGGTCGAAGATGTACGCCGGCGGCGGCAGCGTGGCGAGGGCGTAGAGCAGCACGCCCAGCGCCGCGACGAACCCTGCCAGCGGACCCGCTGCCCCCACGTCGAACAGTTGCCGCGTCGTCCTGAGCGGCTCCCGAATCCGGATCACCGCCCCGAACGTCCCGATGTTGGGCTGGAGCATCGGGGCCGGAAACGGGACGTAGTACGGCAGCGACACGTCGAGGCGGCTGCGCCGGGCGGCGATGTAGTGGCCGAACTCGTGGACCGTCAGGAAAAAAAGCAGCGGCACCGCGTAGCGCAGCCCGTCCCACACGAACATGCCCCGCCCGAACTCCTCGTAGAGCAGGTCGCGCCCGACGAGCGAGCCCCCGGCCCAGGTCGTCGTCACCGCTGTCAGCAGGAAGAGGAGCGCGTGCAGCCAGTACCGGTCCTTCGCCGGCGGGGTCGCGCCGACGAGCACGCTCTCCGCCTCGGACGGAAACGGGGGGCGCGCCGGGGGCTGCGACGGAAGAGAAGGCTCCAACGAATCGGCTGAGGTCGAGGCGGAAAAGGAGGAGCGCCTACGCCCACTTCTTGGTGATGTTCGGCGGGGAGAGATTTGCCGGCGTGGGGGGAAAGGGCGGGTGGGCGAAAGGGAGAAAGGGGGAACGGGCGAAAGGGGGAACTTTTACAGCGTCGCCTTTCAACACTCGCCCACTCGCCCACTCGCCCACTCGCCCACTCGCCCACTCGCCCACTCGCCCACTCGCCCACTCGCCCACTCGCCCACTCGCCCACTCGCCCACTCGCCCACTCGCCCACTCGCTCAGCGCAGCGCGGCCAGCCCCGTCTCGATCCGCTGCATCGCCGCCCGCAGGTCGCCTGCCGAGGCGGCGTAGGAGAGCCGCACGCCAGACGGCGCGCCGAACGCGTCGCCGGGGACGAGCGCCACGTCGTGCTCTTCCAGCAGGTAGAAGCACAGGTCCGTGCTCGTCTCGATGGAGCGGCCGCTCGGTGCCGTCGTCCCGAGGTAGTGCGAGATGTCGGGGAACAGGTAGAACGCCCCCTCCGGCCTGGGACACGCGACGCCGGGCATCCGGTCAAGGGCGGCGAGGACGAAGGCGCGGCGCTCGCGGAAGGCGCGGACCATCTGGCGCACCGGCTCGGGGTCCATCTCCAGCGCAGCGATCCCAGCCTGCTGGGTGACCGCGCTCGGCGCGCTCGTGAACTGGCTCTGCACCTTCGCCGTAGCCTCGGCGATCCAGCGCGGCGCGGCGAGGTAGCCCAGCCGCCAGCCCGTCATCGCGTAGGCCTTCGAGAACCCGTTGATCGTCACCGTCCGCTCCTTCATCCCCGGCCGGGAGGCAAACGACACATGCTCGGCGTCGTAGATGACGTGCTCGTAGATCTCGTCCGCGATCACGATCACGTCTTCGTACCCGCGCAGCACCTCAGCGAAGGCGTCGAGTTCAGCAGCCGAGTAAACGGCCCCGGTCGGGTTGGAGGGCGAGTTGAGCATGAGGAGGCGGGAACGCCCGGAGAGCGCAGCCTCCAGGGCTTCGGGCTGCATCTTGTAGCCCTGCGCTGCCGAGGTTTCGACCGTGACCGGCTCGGCCCCGGCGAGGCGCGTCATCTCGGGGTAGGAGACCCAGTACGGTGCCGGGATCACCACCTCGTCGCCGGGCCGGCAGAGCACGACGACGGCCTGCGCCACCGACTGCTTGGCCCCGTTCGAGCACACGATGTCGCCCGGCTCGTAGGCCAGTCCGTTGTCGGCCTCGAGCTTGCGGGCGATGGCGGCGCGCAGCTCCGGCGTGCCGGGGTTGGCGGTGTAGTGCGTGTGCCCCTCCTGGATGGCGCGCTGGCCGGCCTCGCGGATCGGCTCCGGCGTGTCGAAGTCCGGCTCGCCCGCCGAGAGCGCGATCACCGGACGCCCCTCCCGCTTCAGCGCCTTCGCGCGGGCCGACATCGCGAGCGTCGCCGACGGCTGCATCGCCTCGACGCGCGGGTTCAGATCGTGGTCCATCGTCGGAGATTCCATAGCGGGCGCGGGCGGGGTGAGCGACGGTCCGAAGGTACGACCGTATGAGAAAGAGAGACCGGGCGCAGGGGAGACGGGGCAAGGGAGGACCGAGAAACCTTTCCGGCGATAGGTTTGCCCTCTCGCCCCCGTCAGCCGCGCTCGCGCAGCCGCGCCAGCACAGGCGGCGGCACGAACGACGACACATCGCCGCCGAAGCGGTGGATCTCGCGGACGAGCGAGGCGCTCGTAAAGGCCTGCTCCGGCTCCGGCGTCAGAAACAGCGTCACGACCTCGCCGGCCATCCGGCGGTTGGCGACGGCCATCCGCATCTCGTAGTCGAAGTCCGACACCTGCCGCAGCCCGCGCACGAGGGCGACCGCCCCGCGCGCCTTCGCCCGGTCCGCGATCAGCCCGCCGAAGGTCTCGATGCGGAGGCGCGCACGCTCGTCCTCGGTCCAGTCCGCCGTCGAAGCCTCGATCAGCTCGACCCGCTCCTCGGCGCTGAAGAGGCCGCGCTTGGCCGTGTTCACGCCGACCGTCACCTCGACCCGGTCGAAGAGGCGGAGGGCGCGGCGGAGCACGTCGAGGTGCCCGTTCGTGACGGGGTCGAACGAGCCGGGGTAGAGCGCGAGGCGGGACATGGGCAGGCGAGGGCAGCGAAAGGGCTATGAAAATAGGGAACGCGCGTATCTTTACCCACCCTTTACCTACGGGGATACGCAGCGGGAAACCTCAGCGTCGGCCCCGGCTTTACCTACCACGCCGAGCACGCACCCCCGCTCGGGTTCTGATTACCAGCACGGAGACAACGCCATCGCCAGACGCTACTCCCGGCCGCAGAAGCAGCGCGGCCCCAAGACTCGCATCAACGACCAGATCCGCGCCAGCCGCGTCCGCGTCGTAGACCCCGCAGGCGAGCACGGCATCTACGAGATCGACAAGGCGCTCGAGCTCGCCCAGCGCCGCGGCCTCGACCTCGTCGAGGTGGCCCCCGACGCCGACCCGCCCGTAGCCAAGATCATGGACTACGGGAAGTACCGCTACGAGCAGCAGAAGAAGGAGAAGGAGCAGCGCAAGCGCGCCCACAAGGTCGAGCTCAAGGAGATCCGCTTCCGCCCCAACACCGACGACCACGACTTCGACTTCAAGACGAAGCACGCCCGCGAGTTCTTGGAGGAGGGCAACCAGGTCAAGGCGTGGGTCCAGTTCCGCGGGCGCGACATCATCTACAAGGAGCGCGGGGCCAACCTCCTCTCGCGGTTCATCGAGACGCTCTCGGACATCTCCCGCGTCGAGCAGCTTCCCAAGATGGAAGGCCGCCGCATGACGGTCATGCTCACGCCGGACAAGTCAGCGAAGAAGGGTTGAGCTTCCATCCTCCTGCGAGTTGCTATCCTGCCTCTTGTGGCTTAGTTTGCTGACATGATTTCCACCCTCTCCGTTTTCTTTGCCCTACAATCCCGAAGTTCCCGGTGAACTCGGGGGTCTGCACGTTGGAGAGGTGGCAGAGTGGTAATGCAGCGGCTTGCTAAGCCGTACACCGCGTCAAGCGGTGCGAGGGTTCGAGTCCCTCCCTCTCCGCAGGTTAAGCTCAATTTGCACCAACGGAGGAAGTGACTGAGAGGCTTAAGGTGGGCGGCGGCTCCCTCGGGAGCACCGCCCGTCCGCGTGCCGGACGTACGGGCCGGTTGGCGGCACGCAGATTCGAATCCTGTCTTCCTCCCTCTCCTCGTAGGTAGATCAACCGTGCTGCTACCGTAGTGAGTGACGGGGCAACCCGAAGGCTCGGCGAAGACAGTCTCCTCCGATCTGCTAAAGTCGGGAGATTGCCACGTCGCCTCCGGCTCCTCGCAACGACAGCTTTCGGAGAACGTCTCCCTCCCCACCCTCCTTCCCCTCCACGCCCTTTTTTACTCCCCCTCTTCAAACTCCGGCGTTGCGGCGGTAGGAGTGGCCCCGTATTTTAGTCGGTCTGAACGCGCGGAGGCGACGCCCGGTGGCTCGCCTCCTTCTTTATCGCACCACGCTCGGAGCACGCCATGCCGAAGATGAAGACCAACAGCGGAGCCAAGAAGCGCTTCGGGCGGACCGCCAGCGGTCGGCTCAAGCGGAAGAAGGCGTTCGCCAGCCACATCCTCACGAAGAAGTCCCCCAAGCGGAAGCGCAACCTCCGCAAGGACACCCTCGTGCACAAGGCCGACGAGAAGCGCGTCAAGCGCCTCCTCGGCGGCTGACCCACTAGGTCAGAACTGACCTGCTCACTGTCTCTCTCACGACCTAACCTCGCCATCAAATGCCACGCGCACGCAACACCGTGGCTTCCCGTCGCCGCCGCCGCAAGCTCCTGAAGCAGGCGAAAGGCTACTGGGGTCGCCGGAGCAACGTCTACACCGTTGCCAAGCACTCGGTCGAGAAGGCCATGCAGTACCAGTACCGGGACCGCCGCCAGCGTAAGCGGCAGTTCCGGCGCCTGTGGATCGCCCGGATCAACGCCGCCGCGCGGCTCAACGGGACCACGTACTCGCGCCTGATCGCCGACCTCCGCCGAGCGGACATCCCGCTCAACCGGAAGGTGCTCGCCGACCTCGCCATGCACGACGCGGACGCCTTTACCAAAGTCGTCGAACGAGCCGCAGCCTAGCCTGCCTCTCTCGTTCGACTCCCTTTCCCGTCCAGCCCCAGGCTCGGCGGGAATCTTTGTTATTGGAGGATTGAGCGATTTCATGATTGAGGGATTGGGACTTCGGCCCTCAGCGTGACCTTTGCCTCAGCACGTTCCAATCTCCCGATCCCTCAACCATCCGACCCCCCGACACCCCATGTCCCTTCACCGAGCGATCGACGCCCTCCGCGAAGAGATCGACGCGGCCGAACTGGCGAGCGCCGACGCCATCGAGGCGTTCCGCATCCGCACGCTCGGGCGCAAGAGCGGCGCGATCACCGCGCTCTTCGGACGTATCACCGAGGTCGAGCCGGCGGAGCGTGGCAAAACGGGCCAGGCGCTGAACGCGCTCAAGCAGCACGCCGAGGCCCGGATCGACGAGGCCCAGGCGGCGCTTGTAAGCACAGACGGGGCCGAGGGGACCGACCTCGACCTGACGCTGCCGGGCCGCGTGCCCGCGCCGGTGGAGCCGGGAAGTCTCCATCCGCTCACGCAGACGCTGGACGAGATCAAGGCCATCTTTCGCCACTTCGGGTTCGAAGTCGCCGAGGGGCCGGAGATCGAGGACGACTGGCACAACTTCACCGCGCTCAACTTCCCGCCCGAGCACCCGGCGCGCGACATGCAGGACACGCTCTTCGTCGAGCCGCCGCCGCCCGCGGGCCGTGGGATCGTGATGCGGACCCACACCTCGCCCGCGCAGATCCGCGTCATGGAGCGGCAGGCCCCGCCGATCCGCGTGATCGTGCCCGGCCGCGTCTACCGCAACGAGGCGATCTCGTACAAGAGCTACTGCCTCTTCCACCAGGTCGAGGGCCTCGTGGTCGACGAGCACGCGACGTTCGCCGACCTCAAGGAGATGCTGCACGTCTTCGCCCAGGCGCTCTTCGGGGACGACGTCAGGATGCGCTTCCGCCCGAGCTTCTTCCCCTTCACCGAGCCGTCGGCCGAGGTCGACATCTGGTGGCAGGACGACAACCTCGGCGGCGGTGGGCGCTGGATGGAGATCCTCGGCTGCGGGATGGTCGACCCGAACGTCCTCGAAGCCGTCGACATCGACCCCGAGCGCTACACCGGCTACGCGTGGGGCATGGGCGTCGAGCGCCTCGCGATGCTGAAGTACGGCGTCGACGACATCCGCCTGTTCTACGAAAACGACACCCGCTTCCTGAAGCAGTTCTGACGATGCCTTTCATCGAGACACAACTGGCAACGGACTGGACCCCTGCTACCGTTCCCTCGAAATGGGCGCGGCTCGTGGAGCGCTTCCTGGCGAGGCTGCTCCCGGCCGGCAGCCCGGACTTCAGTGCCCGCGACTACGAGCGTGTGCAGCGGTGGTGGATCGAACTTGACCCAAAGCACCACCGTCCCGAGCGCGAGATCGGCCTCGACGATCAGGGACAGCCTGTCGTCGTTGGGCCGCTGGGAGACAACCTCGGCTTCTGGACTGACTCGGACATGCAGTTCGACCCAGCCGCCCACGACCGCATCTCCAAGAACGATTTCGAGACGATGTGGACGCAAGCCGTTCAACAAATAGTCCGCGACAAGGGACTCGTGACCAAGGACCCATCATGAACATCTCCACCAACTGGCTCGCGGACTACGTCGAGCACGACCTCGCGCCCGACGACCTCGCCGAGGCGCTGACGATGCTCGGCCTGGAGGTCGAGTCCGTCGAGACGCACGGGCGCGATCTAGGGGGCGTCGTCGTCGGGCACGTCCTCTACACGCAGCAGCACCCGAACGCCGACCGGCTGCGGTTGTGCGAGGTGGACCTCGGCCCGGAACACAGTGCCGACGGGTCGCCCGTGCAGATCGTCTGCGGCGCGCCGAACGTGGCGACCGGGCAGAAGGTGCCCGTGGCGACGGTCGGGACGACGCTGATGCTGCCGTCGCGGAAGACGGGCGAGCTGGAGCCGGTGACGCTCAAAAAAGCCAAGCTGCGCGGCGAAGAGTCCAACGGCATGATCTGCGCCGAGGACGAACTCGGCCTCGGGACCGACCACGACGGGATCCTGGTGCTCGACGCCGACGCACCCGCTGGGCAGCCCTTCGCCGACTACCTCGCCGAGCGAGGCCGGACGGCGAGCGACGCGGTACTCGACGTTGCCATCACCCCGAACCGGCCCGATGCCGTCAGTCACATCGGCGTGGCACGCGACGTGGCGGCGGTGACCGAGGGCAGCCTG is a genomic window containing:
- the pheS gene encoding phenylalanine--tRNA ligase subunit alpha, which encodes MSLHRAIDALREEIDAAELASADAIEAFRIRTLGRKSGAITALFGRITEVEPAERGKTGQALNALKQHAEARIDEAQAALVSTDGAEGTDLDLTLPGRVPAPVEPGSLHPLTQTLDEIKAIFRHFGFEVAEGPEIEDDWHNFTALNFPPEHPARDMQDTLFVEPPPPAGRGIVMRTHTSPAQIRVMERQAPPIRVIVPGRVYRNEAISYKSYCLFHQVEGLVVDEHATFADLKEMLHVFAQALFGDDVRMRFRPSFFPFTEPSAEVDIWWQDDNLGGGGRWMEILGCGMVDPNVLEAVDIDPERYTGYAWGMGVERLAMLKYGVDDIRLFYENDTRFLKQF
- the infC gene encoding translation initiation factor IF-3, translated to MGRRGQRKGYENRERAYLYPPFTYGDTQRETSASAPALPTTPSTHPRSGSDYQHGDNAIARRYSRPQKQRGPKTRINDQIRASRVRVVDPAGEHGIYEIDKALELAQRRGLDLVEVAPDADPPVAKIMDYGKYRYEQQKKEKEQRKRAHKVELKEIRFRPNTDDHDFDFKTKHAREFLEEGNQVKAWVQFRGRDIIYKERGANLLSRFIETLSDISRVEQLPKMEGRRMTVMLTPDKSAKKG
- the rpmI gene encoding 50S ribosomal protein L35 → MPKMKTNSGAKKRFGRTASGRLKRKKAFASHILTKKSPKRKRNLRKDTLVHKADEKRVKRLLGG
- the coaD gene encoding pantetheine-phosphate adenylyltransferase; the encoded protein is MSRLALYPGSFDPVTNGHLDVLRRALRLFDRVEVTVGVNTAKRGLFSAEERVELIEASTADWTEDERARLRIETFGGLIADRAKARGAVALVRGLRQVSDFDYEMRMAVANRRMAGEVVTLFLTPEPEQAFTSASLVREIHRFGGDVSSFVPPPVLARLRERG
- the rplT gene encoding 50S ribosomal protein L20: MPRARNTVASRRRRRKLLKQAKGYWGRRSNVYTVAKHSVEKAMQYQYRDRRQRKRQFRRLWIARINAAARLNGTTYSRLIADLRRADIPLNRKVLADLAMHDADAFTKVVERAAA